In Vicugna pacos chromosome 6, VicPac4, whole genome shotgun sequence, the DNA window ATCATACACAGGAAAATGAAGAGCTGAGTTCATTGATTATAAGgtgcattttttttcacattttgataTCTATGAAATTGAGATGTGTCTTACCAGCAATGGCTGTTGTGGTTTAATTGGcggtgggtttttttctttctttctttgtagtacataaaataatagcATGTTTTCCAATCCATTCTGTCTGGATTTAATAAAACACAATAAATTCAGGTGCCATTTTTCCCAACATCCTGTCTGCAAAGGGACAAACTGGAGCCAAACTAGCTCTGAGAtcgggggatagacagaaaagaGCTAAGGCAGGGTTTGAGCTGAAATGAGGCCTAGGAACTTAAAAGAAGGAGGCAGGCCGCTGTTGATGATGTATGGGTAGAAGGACATCTGGCTCCGGCACAGTGCCTGGTGGAGGGCAGGGGCTCCTTCAGTGCTTATTGAAGTGAGCTCAGTTCAGCTTGATTGCTCTGGATTTGCAAGAGCAGGAGCCAGGGGGCTCGAGAAAGCTGGTCTGACCAGTGTGGGCAATGCTAGGCCTGGGAATCAGCCAGATGCTGACGTACTTAGCAGAGCTGTATGGCCTTTGTTCCTTTAGGGACTAAGGAGAAAAGCCAATCTTTTTGTAATCTGTGCCATCTTTCACCCTTAGGCCTTCCCTTGATAGTAAATATAGCTCTTTTTATGTTCTGTGATCTGTCTGATTGTGCCAGAGGCCTGAGGAGATAAAAGAGAGTTATATTTCTTAAGACAGTCCCAAAGGAAGTCAAGAAGCCTCGAGGGTAATGATGGCACTGATTTAGGGGAACTGAGGGCTAGGAAGGGAGCATGGGGTGACAGAGACTGATTGCCAAGACCCTCAGTCTCTCATAGCTAAAACATGGGGAGATGGTTGGCTGAGGGGCAGTGGAATGGTCGTAACAGTGGAGTCTGGAGAGCTCCAGAGAAGAGGGGTCTGGTTTATTGTCTGCTATATCTCCAGCACCAaggacagtgcctgacacacgaGGGCAGTCGATAAACACCTACGGTTATACAGCATCCGCCTCCTCTCCACAACCCCATCAAAATGGCCGCTTTTGGACACACATTCCCCTTCTATGCTGGCCCCAAGCCGACCTTCCCAATGGACACCACCTTGGCTGTAATCATCGCCATCTTTCTGACTTCACtaatcatcttcatcatcatcctGCCAGGCATTCGGGGAAAGATGGTGAGAAACAGAACCAGCCCTAGAGACCCCAGCCCTGGAGTCCCCAGCCCCAGAGAGACCTTAGGATCTATGTGAGGGGGCCAGACCTTCTGATTCTGATCAGACTCAGTTAAGAGATTCTAGTCCTGAGAAAGTGTCACCCATGCCCTgatcccctcctccagcctcagcaGAGAGCTCCCCACTCATGGATTCAGCAGATAATTATTGCATATCTCCTATGGGCCAGGCACTTTGATCTCAGTTTTAGAGACCTCAGTTTCAGGGTACTCTCCCTGAGTCTGGAAAGAGAAAGGGTAGACTTGGAAGCCCAATCCTAAACCCACCCACCCTGTGACGCAGAGGCTGTTCTGGATGCTGCGGGTGGTGACCAGCTTATTCATCGGAACTGTGATCCTTGGTGAGTGTGAGTTGCAGCTGCCTCCATCCAGTTTGCTTCCCCCAGCAGCTGATCTCTCCTCTCTCATTTCCCCGTGGcagctgctgcctcagggtgggcGTCCAGACCCTACGCATACACCTCCCTCATCGAGGCCTTATTCCCTCACTGATACCTTTGCCCTGGGAGGTGCAGACCCAGAAAACCATGCTGGATGCATCTCTCGAACCTTCCTAACACTTTTATTCAGAGGAAAGCAGATCAAAAATGAATGTGTAGGGGGAAAGGATCTCTGGAGGCTAGAGGGAGAGAATGGTGGAGGGCTGCTTGTTTTGCTGTGGGGATTAGGCAATAGGAGAAAGAGAAAGTCCCTGTGTTGGAGCTATCTGTGCTTGCCCAGCATGGTTTATTATGCTAATGCTTTCTCCCCCCAGCTGCTTGAGTACCTATCCCTAaatggggggaggaagggagggaaggggtaaGAGGAGTATGACCAGGAAAAATCTTGGATTCtgacccatttatttatttatccatcccaTCTATATTGCTGGTAAACTGGCTATGAGCCAGGCCGTGGGCTAGTTAATGGATGTACGATTATAAGCAAAACAGACATAGTCCGCTTGTAGCTCTGACTCTAACCCAGCCAAGCCCAGACCTCCCTAAGTTCCTGTATGTTCAATTCCCCAACCCTAGCTGCGAATTTCAGTTCTGAGTGGTCTGTGGGCCAGGTCAGCACCAACATGTCATACAAGGCCTTCAGTTCGGAATGGATCAGCGCTGATGTGGGGCTGCAGATTGGGCTGGGAGGAATCAACATCACGCTCACAGGTGAGGGGAAGCTCAATGTGAGGGAGAAGAAGCTCTGCTCTGTGTCTTTGGGATCTACGTTTGGTGCGGTCTAAAGAGTTACAGGATGGGGTGATGGTAGGAAGGGGAAGTCTCTTTGAGACCAGCACCTGTACCTCTTCCCAGCACGGTAAGCCTCTACTCAGGCAGATATCCACCCTGGCCCTTGGGTCCCTGCTGAGCACAGCTGCCCCATTCCCCAGGGACCCCAGTGCAGCAGCTGAACGAGACCATCAATTACAATGAGGAGTTCACCTGGCACCTGGGGGAGAACTACGCTGAGGAGTATGCAGAGGCACTGGAGAAGGGGCTGCCAGACCCCGTGCTCTACCTGGCTGAGAAGTTCAGTCCAAACAGCCCATGTGGCCTGCATGGCCAGTACCGCCTGGCAGGACACTACACCTCGGCCACACTGTGGTGAGGGTGGGACAGAGGCTCTGCTGGCCTAGACCAAGGAATGGGGTTTCTAGCCATCCCTCCTCCTCTCAAATGGAAATCCCTGGTGTAATAGTCTGGCACCAGTCACCATGGTGGTTGGGGAGCCCACAGGCAGGAATCCCTACCTCACCTCTTTGGGGTGTCCTTGGGTCCCTGATCCTCCACCTGGGCCCCTCAAGTAAAGGTTCACCCCAAACAAGGTAGAGGTGCCTGTGATAGCCTTTACCAGGTCCTGGCTCTTCCTCTGGTGGCAGGGTGGCATTCCTCTGCTGGCTGCTGGCCAACGTGATGCTGTCCATGCCCGTGCTGGTCTATGGCAGCCACATGCTGCTGGCCACAGGCATCTTCCAGCTGTTGGGACTGTTCTTCTTCTCCATGGCCACGTCACTCACCCAACCCTGTCCCCTGCGCCTGGGCTCCGCTATGCTGCACACTCACCGTGGGCCTGCCTTCTGGATCACACTGACCACAGGTGAGGCCCAGCCCTGAAGACAGGTATcggagggtcagggtcagggccaGGGCCCATCATGTGGATGGGGTTGAGGGTCTGCCTCTGGGGGCCAGGATACCTTTCCCTGCTTTAAAGCCCCCTCCCTCTTATATCCCTTATCTCTGGGTTTCCCCTCCTCCGtcccacagcccctccctcctcatATAGGCCTACTCCCCTGAGTCATATCccttatctcctctctctccacccaGCTCTTTCCCAGATCCTCCATCTCAtgtccccttcctcttccctcaaACACTCCTCTGTGTCCCCTATTCCTAGAATTCTTCTCACCTGCCTCATCTAGCCTTAAATTGCCCTGCATTTTTATGCTCCTCTCCTGTCCCACTGTGTCTGTCCCTTCATGCCCTTTCTTAGGCCTCTTCCTTGGTGTCCTGCCCTTCCCCCAAGGTTTCTCTGTTTTCagagttctctctctccctctctctctcctgtgaTGTAACTGAAAGAACACTGGATTTAGAGTCCAAAAACTCAGAACAGAGCCACATCAACCACATGACCCTAAGTCAGTCACTTCTCTGAGCGCAAGGTGCCCTGAAGGAGGGACACCAGGCCTCCCTTAGAGTTGCTCTGAAGCTCTCAGGAGAAGATGTACTTGGGAGGGTGTTACTATCACTAACGCAGGATGCTTGTTGCCTCATTTCCAGGACTGCTTTGTGTGCTGCTGGGCCTGGCCATGGTGGTGGCCCACAGAATGCAGCCCCACAGGCTGAAGGTTTTATTCAGCCAGAGTGTCGGAGAGCATGCTGTACCGGAGGGGAATCCTGAGGAAGGGGGATTCCTGAGCCCTCGCTATCGGTCCACAGCTGAGAGTCCAGAGCCCCAGAACATTCCtctgtcagaggcttcctccaagGCACAATGTGAGGAGCACCCCAGAGAGCCCAACTGTGCCCTATAAGGTTCTTCTCCCTGGTGGCCACTTGGACTTCATCTGGCTCCAGACTTCACTGAAGCGCCCCCACCCCAATCCACTAGAACTGCCGGCAGGATGGGCTGTATCAGGCTCCCAGCCCAATCTGTGGGTAGAATAGAAAAAGAGGCTCTACCTATtaatgtcaaaaacaaaacataacaaaaatcCCTAAGGTGTTGAACAGACATTGGAGCTGCCCATAAGCCCTCTTGCCATGATAAGACACAGCAGAGGCTGCCCCTGTTTCTGCACAGCAACCCTGCCCTCCTTTGATGCTTTGCCTCTTTGAGGTGCCATTTACTGAAACCCAGCTTTGCCCACATAATGACATATGTGTGTGGGGGGTTACAATGTGATGCTCCTACGGTCCCTCTCATCCCCCTACATCTCTTGTGCTCCTTTTTCCTGGGTCCCTTTTGTTCTTCCT includes these proteins:
- the DUOXA1 gene encoding dual oxidase maturation factor 1; protein product: MAAFGHTFPFYAGPKPTFPMDTTLAVIIAIFLTSLIIFIIILPGIRGKMRLFWMLRVVTSLFIGTVILAANFSSEWSVGQVSTNMSYKAFSSEWISADVGLQIGLGGINITLTGTPVQQLNETINYNEEFTWHLGENYAEEYAEALEKGLPDPVLYLAEKFSPNSPCGLHGQYRLAGHYTSATLWVAFLCWLLANVMLSMPVLVYGSHMLLATGIFQLLGLFFFSMATSLTQPCPLRLGSAMLHTHRGPAFWITLTTGLLCVLLGLAMVVAHRMQPHRLKVLFSQSVGEHAVPEGNPEEGGFLSPRYRSTAESPEPQNIPLSEASSKAQCEEHPREPNCAL